The following proteins come from a genomic window of Eulemur rufifrons isolate Redbay chromosome 24, OSU_ERuf_1, whole genome shotgun sequence:
- the ZNF566 gene encoding zinc finger protein 566, giving the protein MEKLTRHDLQCSSFRDDWECNGQFEKQHGSQEGHFSQMIFTHEDMPTFSQHPSFTLQQIINNKEKYCATKEYKKTFRHGSQFTTHQIIHTIEKPYECKECGKSFRHPSRLTHHQKIHTGKKPFECKECGKTFICGSDLTRHHRIHTGEKPYECKECGKAFSSGSNFTRHQRIHTGEKPYECKECGKAFSSGSNFTQHQRIHTGEKPYECKECGNAFSQSSQLIKHQRIHTGEKPYECKECEKAFRSGSDLTRHQRIHTGEKPYECKICGKAYSQSSQLISHHRIHNGEKPYEYRECGKNFNYGSQLIQHQNLYW; this is encoded by the coding sequence ATGGAAAAACTTACAAGACATGACCTTCAGTGCTCTAGTTTCAGAGATGATTGGGAATGTAATGGCCAGTTTGAGAAACAGCATGGCTCTCAGGAGGGACATTTCAGTCAAATGATATTCACTCATGAAGACATGCCCACTTTCAGTCAGCATCCATCCTTTACATTACAGCAAATcattaataataaagagaaatactGTGCAActaaagaatataagaaaacttttagacaTGGCTCACAATTTACTACTCATCAGATAATTCATACCATCGAGAAGCCctatgaatgtaaagaatgtggaaagTCCTTTAGACATCCCTCAAGACTTACTCAtcatcagaaaattcatactggcaagaaaccctttgaatgtaaggaatgtggaaaaacCTTTATATGTGGCTCAGACCTTACTCGACATCACAGAATTcacactggtgagaaaccctatgaatgtaaggaatgtggaaaggCCTTCAGTAGTGGTTCAAACTTTACtcgacatcagagaattcacactggtgagaaaccctatgaatgtaaggaatgtggaaaggCCTTCAGTAGTGGTTCAAACtttactcaacatcagagaattcatactggggagaaaccatatgaatgtaaggaatgtggcaaTGCCTTTAGTCAGAGCTCACAACTTATTAAACATCAAAGAATCCATACAggtgagaaaccttatgaatgtaaagaatgtgaaaAGGCTTTTCGTTCTGGTTCAGACCTTACtagacatcagagaattcatactggtgagaaaccctatgaatgtaagatATGTGGGAAAGCCTATTCTCAGAGTTCGCAACTTATTAGTCATCACAGAATTCATAatggtgagaaaccctatgaatatAGGGAATGTGGAAAGAACTTTAATTACGGCTCTCAACTTATTCAGCATCAAAATTTGTACTGGTGA